CTCAAAAATTAAGCCGGCTATATAATCTATCTTGATATAATTTAATCTCTATGTCTGAGGGGGGCCCTGAACAACCTCTGTCTCGGTCCGAACTGCTACTAGAGAAACAACTGCAAGAACAAGAACAAGAGCAAGAACAAGAGAAAGATAGAGAGAAAAGAAGACAGTTGAATAATCTTGATCTAAAGAGAGTAGAACTCCTTAACCAGCGGGCTGAGATAGAAGCAAAGAAAGAGCTCCTCCAGGCGGATCCGGCTAATCGTGATCGGCTACTGATTCTCGATCAGGAGCTAAAAAGGGTAGAGAGAAAAATAGAAAACGTGAGTCGAAAAATACAAAGGTTAGGTGCCGATTGGATTCGGGTTAGAGATTAAACAAAAAAACATGAGTAAAGTAGAACGTTGTCAATGGACCGAGATTTAAAAAAGCCTCATTAAGTAAGCGATGGGGAGGATTCGTATTAAATAAAAATCCTCTTTTTTATTTTAGCCAAACGAGACTTAACATTTTTATAAAATTCATTATAATATTGACAAATATGTCTAAAGAATCAAAAATGAAAATCGGTATCATTTTTGGTGGTAAATCCTCAGAAAAAAAGTTTCTTTAGTTAGAAGGTGGTCGTCATGTTTATTATAAAATTTCTTCGGAAAAGTACGAAAAAAAATTCCCTTTTTTGTTGATACCAAACTTCAATTATGGAAAATTAACGATTTTCTTATTATCCAAAATACGACCTCTGACTTAGAGCGACTTTTACCAGAATACGGCGAGAGGGTTCGTTATGAAAAATTGCCGGAAATGATTGATTTTGCCTTTATTATTGGACATGGTAAGTATCTTGAGGATGGATACTTTCAGGGACTTTTAGAGATCTTAGATGTTCCCTACAATGGGCCGGGTGTTTTAGGCTCGGCTTTGGGGATGAATAAATATGTTTTTCGACAAATTTTGGCAGCTCAAGGACTGAAAGTGCCAAAATATCTAGCTGTTTTTGACCAAGAGTGGATAAAGAATCGGGAAAAAATTATCAGTCAAATCAAGGAAAAGATAGGTTTTCCCTGCTTAATTAAACCATCTCGCGAGGGTTGTAGTACTGGTATTACGGTGGTGCGAGAAGAAAATAGACTTCCAGAGGCGATAGAAAAAGTCTTTGTTTGGGATCGGATTATTTTGGTGGACGAATATATATATTGAAAAGGCTATTGAAATTACTTGTTCAGTTTTAGGTAACGAAAAATTAGAAGCCCTGCCTTTGACGGAAACACCTTGGCAGCAGAATTTAGAGTATCTAACCTTATTAGACAAATTTTTACCTGGTGGCGCAGAGATGATTACTCCGGCTCGACTCGATGACGAGACAACAAAAAGGGCCAAAGAAACAGCCATTAAGGTTTGTCAAATTTTAAATTTAATTGGTTATCCAAGGATTGATATGTTTGTGAGGGATGGTGAAATTATTGTTTTAGAACCGAACACTTTACCCGGCGTAACACCCCCAACAATGGTTTTCCATCAGACAGCTGAAATTGGAATGACTCCGGAGGAATCTTGGATCGGATTATTCAATTGGGGCTAGAAGCGCATCGAAATAAAAAGGGTTCACTCTAATTTATAATTAATGAAAATAGAGCCTGGAATTTAGAATCTAGAAAAATGCGCATCATTTCTTTTTTTCAAAAAAAACAAATACCAGAAAGGAAGAGGGCGAGACGAGAGTACCAAGAAAAAAAGACGGTTTCAAAGTTTCTCATCTGGGTCATTATTTTTTTTGTTGTTTTTTTGATTAGTAGTTTATTTTATTTAATTTTCTTTTCATCAATTTTTAAAATTAGATATATCTCTTTTGAAGTCAATGATCAACCTTTATTGAAAATAGATGAGGAATTGTTAAAAAGTGAAATTAATAAAATTTTATCGAAAAAGTTTTATTTTTTAACTTTGGATAACATTTTCTTTTTGCCAAAAAAAGAAATAGAAAATCTTTTTACCAGCGATCGGCAGATAGAAAAGTTTCAAATTTTTAAAATTTTTCCTAATGGAATGAAGATAAAAATTGATCTTTGGCAACCAGTAGCGACTTTTTTGTCTCAAGGGGGCGATTACTTATTATTAAACAAGAACGGCGCCATAATTAAGAAGATAAATGAGAGTGAGGCTACTTTAGCTGATTTACCGATGATTGTTGATCTGAGTAATCGTCCAATGGGAACTTTGCCGCTTTTATCTATTTTTGAATTTTTCAAAAAAACCACTAATTTTGACTGTAAGATTCGTAGAATAGAAATTATTGAAGAAAAAGGTGTTTTAAGTTACCAAGCCATTACTTCAGAAAATTGGAAAATTTATTTTGAACCAAAAGAGAATCTATCTGAACAAATTAACAACCTTGCCCTGATTTTAAGAGAAAAAATTGATGACCGACAAAAACTTGAATATATTGATTTGAGATTTGGTCATCGAATTTTTTATAAATAAAATATTTTTATGCGTTATTTTTCTATTCTCTTACTTTTGGTTTTGCCCCGTCTTTTAATTGTTCTTTTGAAATTGCTGACCAATTGGTTTGAAAAGGTTTTTGCCGGCTGGTTTTGGTTAGTTTTAGGCATTATCTTTGCTCCTTTTACTTTGTTATGGTATTCGATTGTTATTAATTGGTTTAATGGAAAATGGGAGATATTACAGGTCGTTGTTTTAGCCCTAGCTATTATTCTGGATTTATTTGCCTTGAGTCGATTTCGCGGCTTTGAAGATTAGTAGAAGGTATCACATTTTATCACTTTTTGGTCTTTCGACGACTTAAAAAGTTTTGTTAATTTTATTTTATTTTTTTTTAAAATTTAGTTGTGTTAGAAAGAGATAGAGTTATCCACAGGGGATTGGTTTGACAGACGTTGTTAGGCTTTTATAATAATTATATTAAAGTGAGTATAATATCCCTTACACTCAATTTATAGTCGTATTATTATATTGAGATTAATTAAATTTTATGAAAAGAATTGTCCTACCTTATCTAGATGAATTTTTGCTTAATCTCCAGACTAATAATTATTCTGAAGAGACAATTTATAATTACGAAAGAGATTTAATAACTTTCCAAAATTTTCTTAACGAATCAAAAGTTAATTTTGAAAATATTGATAAAAAGACAATTCTCAATTATAAGGCTTATCTAACTTCTCGAGACCGTAAGACGCCAAAAAATTTGCCGAGCAAAAAAAGGCTTGGCAGTTATTCTATCAACCGAACACTTTCGAGTCTTCGCTCTTATTTTAAATTTTTAATTGAGATGGACCATCCCACACCAGTCTCGCCGGATGTTATTAAATTAATTAAAACGGAAAAAAGACATCCGCGTGTTTCAGAATTTGAGGAAGTGATAAAGTTAATTGAATCGCCGACTCTTTTTGAGAAAAATAGAGTTGTAGCAGCTCGAAATCGGGCTATTTTGGAAACGCTATTTTCAACAGGAATGAGGATTTCAGAGTTAATTAATCTCAAAAAAAATCAAATTGATCCGCAAGGACGCATTTTTATTCGTGGGAAGGGAAAGAAAGAACGATTTGTTTATCTAACACCTCGCGCAGAAAAATATATTAAAAGATATCTAGCCATTCGAGGTCAAACGGATTCTCCTTATTTATTTATCCCCTATCGCGGGAAAAACGTCAATTTAAAAGATAAAAAGATTTCTCCTAATTATTTAGAAGAAAGAGTAAAGAGATATCGAGAATTACTTGGTCTCAATGTGCCTATTTCGGTTCATGGCATCCGTCATGCTTTTGCCACCTATCTCGCTGAAAGTGGTGCCAATCCAGCAGCCATTCAAATTTTATTAGGCCATGAATCGTTAGATACAACTACCAAATATGTTCACGCCTCCGATCGCTATGCGGAAAAAATTCATCGAAAATTTCATCCTCTCAAAGAATAAATCTTACAATTGTCTTGATTGTATTGTATTAATGTATTAACACAACTTGTATCGACCTTT
This sequence is a window from Patescibacteria group bacterium. Protein-coding genes within it:
- a CDS encoding cell division protein FtsQ/DivIB → MRIISFFQKKQIPERKRARREYQEKKTVSKFLIWVIIFFVVFLISSLFYLIFFSSIFKIRYISFEVNDQPLLKIDEELLKSEINKILSKKFYFLTLDNIFFLPKKEIENLFTSDRQIEKFQIFKIFPNGMKIKIDLWQPVATFLSQGGDYLLLNKNGAIIKKINESEATLADLPMIVDLSNRPMGTLPLLSIFEFFKKTTNFDCKIRRIEIIEEKGVLSYQAITSENWKIYFEPKENLSEQINNLALILREKIDDRQKLEYIDLRFGHRIFYK
- a CDS encoding tyrosine-type recombinase/integrase; translation: MKRIVLPYLDEFLLNLQTNNYSEETIYNYERDLITFQNFLNESKVNFENIDKKTILNYKAYLTSRDRKTPKNLPSKKRLGSYSINRTLSSLRSYFKFLIEMDHPTPVSPDVIKLIKTEKRHPRVSEFEEVIKLIESPTLFEKNRVVAARNRAILETLFSTGMRISELINLKKNQIDPQGRIFIRGKGKKERFVYLTPRAEKYIKRYLAIRGQTDSPYLFIPYRGKNVNLKDKKISPNYLEERVKRYRELLGLNVPISVHGIRHAFATYLAESGANPAAIQILLGHESLDTTTKYVHASDRYAEKIHRKFHPLKE